In Ptychodera flava strain L36383 unplaced genomic scaffold, AS_Pfla_20210202 Scaffold_31__1_contigs__length_3010019_pilon, whole genome shotgun sequence, the following are encoded in one genomic region:
- the LOC139127422 gene encoding uncharacterized protein translates to MESPELRRSKRIRTSTKHSDEVVSTNIGKTIHWKGIEKERLLEALKRSANLENYKHIARSVKTKSVEEVKAYMELMKRKARMAAVTNEDSIITPTPLQKWLTLSKELAGLTPLDYSVEIGNVLTLAHLEGEKPAQTDTLLENSSLPLPDYSKIYMYLSDLMAGREVSPSSLSLTEAWVLNDLLQSLESEINQADTKEQEAFMQQRYQWLMCKLYAGDADIELDPSVAKEHTGILVPLSSISRIRNNNNGQSGTGAVPKATATATSAQAPPLHKTSAPSAAANKQSAATLTSTEQVVGTAAASCPEEVTPASMVATSSSAASNGVVDADSRVEKGTSSGTSAVASASASHSSASEPAMPVDMGASLTTLNVTPPDVAQPSTEGVVQKQNAMGIDAYNKDTNNVHINTDINGSKGSQLPVATTTNSLPPLSTTTNAARQSESKSSPSAGVSGEILQHSVTAQAVPNNAVTNSASAQTATEIIASAGPTTATMTTAMSAQQTSTTTTRSAVSAEEATTRTATAASDNTAASDNKKKKRLAVPKSGIATLNPFSVPIKLLNIIQPPSTNTNNDC, encoded by the exons ATGGAGTCGCCGGAGTTACGACGATCGAAACGAATACGAACATCAACCAAACATTCTGATGAAGTAGTGAGCACAAATATAGGAAAGACAATACACTGGAAAGGCATTGAGAAAGAAAGGTTACTAGAAGCTTTGAAAAG GAGTGCGAACTTAGAGAACTACAAACACATTGCAAGGAGTGTCAAGACAAAGTCTGTGGAAGAAGTCAAGGCGTACATGGAGCTGATGAAACGGAAAGCCAGAA TGGCTGCTGTGACCAATGAGGACAGTATAATAACTCCAACCCCCCTGCAA AAATGGTTGACTCTCTCAAAGGAACTCGCTGGTCTGACACCGCTGGATTATTCAGTTGAGATTGGTAAC GTATTAACTCTGGCTCATCTTGAAGGAGAGAAACCAGCACAAACAGACACTCTTCTTGAGAATTCCTCTCTGCCACTACCAGACTATTCTAAGATCTACATGTATTTGAGTGACTTGATGGCAGGAAGAGAAGTGTCACCATCATCCCTTTCCCTAACAG AAGCCTGGGTTTTAAATGATCTTTTGCAGTCGCTAGAATCAGAAATCAATCAAGCAGACACCAAAGAGCAGGAAGCATTCATGCAGCAAAGATACCAGTGGCTGATGTGTAAACTCTATGCAGGTGATGCTGATATCGAGTTGGATCCAAGTGTAGCAAAGGAACATACAG GTATACTCGTACCCTTATCCAGTATCAGCAGGATTCGAAATAATAACAATGGCCAAAGTGGTACTGGTGCAGTTCCAAAGGCAACAGCTACAGCTACATCAGCTCAGGCGCCACCTTTACACAAGACCTCGGCACCTTCAGCAGCAGCCAACAAACAAAGTGCAGCAACTTTGACTTCAACAGAGCAGGTGGTAGGCACAGCTGCTGCATCCTGTCCAGAAGAAGTGACACCTGCAAGTATGGTGGCGACATCAAGTTCTGCAGCTTCTAATGGTGTTGTCGATGCAGATTCAAGAGTTGAAAAAGGGACATCCTCGGGAACATCAGCAGTAGCCAGTGCATCAGCCAGTCATTCATCTGCATCAGAACCAGCAATGCCAGTAGACATGGGAGCATCACTGACCACTCTAAATGTGACTCCACCTGATGTGGCACAACCATCTACAGAGGGAGTCGTGCagaaacaaaatgcaatgggaATAGACGCATACAACAAAGATACTAATAATGTACATATAAACACTGATATTAATGGTTCAAAAGGAAGCCAACTGCCTGTTGCCACCACGACAAATTCATTGCCACCTCTGTCAACTACAACTAACGCAGCAAGACAGTCAGAAAGCAAATCCTCTCCATCAGCAGGAGTTTCAGGAGAGATATTGCAACACAGTGTGACTGCTCAAGCTGTGCCAAACAACGCTGTCACAAACTCTGCTTCTGCTCAGACAGCCACCGAAATCATTGCTTCAGCTGGTCCAACGACAGCCACAATGACTACTGCAATGTCAGCTCAGCAGACATCAACAACCACTACGAGATCAGCTGTCTCTGCAGAGGAAGCCACAACGAGGACAGCGACTGCAGCCAGTGATAATACTGCAGCCAGTGATAATAAGAAGAAAAAAAGACTGGCTGTACCAAAATCAGGAATTGCAACATTAAACCCCTTCAGTGTACCTATCAAACTGTTGAACATAATACAGCCCCCTAGTACCAATACAAACAATGATTGTTAA